In the genome of Dioscorea cayenensis subsp. rotundata cultivar TDr96_F1 chromosome 1, TDr96_F1_v2_PseudoChromosome.rev07_lg8_w22 25.fasta, whole genome shotgun sequence, one region contains:
- the LOC120263127 gene encoding uncharacterized protein LOC120263127 has protein sequence MEASTAVQNLVVMRHGDRMDVAVPMWLTHADRPWDPPLTDDGLIRAWTTGKRLRAIGFPIHRVIVSPFLRCLQTAREVVSALCAIVDDETQLLAMETSEGVVIDPSKVKVSIEYGLCEALCVEAIKPEYAPKDGIWFPDLSDLEAKLPIGTIDHSVDMVYKELPQWKETLAGARSRYYAIFKDLANKFPHENLLLVTHGEGVGVSVSSFLKDAQVFEVEYCAYSHLQRQMSFDSSEVTETDFKVLTASGKTGVHFLEAIDSKLLE, from the exons TGCGCCATGGCGATCGGATGGACGTCGCCGTGCCGATGTGGCTCACCCATGCCGATCGTCCCTGGGATCCCCCGCTCACCGACGATGGCCTCATCCGCGCTTGGACCACCGGTAAGCGTCTCCGCGCGATCGGCTTCCCCATCCACCGTGTTATCGTCTCCCCCTTCCTCCGATGCCTCCAGACAGCCCGTGAAGTGGTCTCCGCCCTCTGTGCCATCGTCGATGATGAAACTCAACTCCTCGCCATGGAGACCAGCGAGGGTGTCGTCATTGACCCCTCTAAAGTCAAG GTCTCAATAGAATATGGATTATGCGAGGCTTTGTGTGTTGAAGCAATTAAACCTGAGTATGCTCCTAAAGATGGGATTTGGTTTCCAGATTTATCAGACCTTGAAGCTAAACTACCCATTGGAACAATAGACCACTCCGTGGATATGGTTTATAAAGAG TTGCCTCAATGGAAGGAAACATTGGCTGGTGCAAGGAGTAGATATTATGCAATTTTCAAGGATCTAGCGAACAAGTTTCCGCATGAAAACTTATTACTTGTGACACATG GTGAGGGAGTTGGGGTTTCAGTCTCTTCTTTTCTGAAAGATGCACAGGTTTTCGAAGTGGAATATTGCGCGTACAGTCATTTGCAGAGGCAGATGTCTTTCGATTCGTCTGAGGTCACAGAGACGGACTTTAAGGTTTTAACAGCCAGTGGCAAAACTGGTGTACATTTTCTGGAGGCAATAGATTCCAAGCTCCTTGAATAA